The genomic window TGAAAGGCGACGCGTCGGGGACACGGCTGGGACACGCCTTATTGGTTTCTGCCTTTGCGTCTGTCGCTTTGGCCCTTTTTATGCTGCGCCTGACAGGCTCCTCTTTCGACAAACCGACAGCACCCCTATACGGAGAGGTGTTTCGTTTATTTTTACGCCCGGAAATGCTGCTCCTCTGCCTGCTCAATTTTTTAAACGGAGCCTGCCATCAATTCTATTATTTTGGGATGAGTCCTTTTCTGGTTCACCTGCGTTTTCCCGAGGCCTATATTATGCCGGGCATGAGTATCGGACAGGCGTCGGAGGTGTTGGTCTTGCTCTTTTTGGGCTGGTTTCTCAGCCGCATCTCTATGAAACGGATCATGCTTTGGGGTGTTATCGCGCAAGGTCTGCGCATGCTCATCTTCGCATTTACAGAAAATCATATCGCCATTGTGGCAGGTATTGCCTTGCACGGTTTTTGCTATGCCTTCTTTTTTACGACGGCCTATCTGTATGTGGAAAAACACAGTACGTCCGCCACAAGGGCGGGCGCGCAGCAATTGTTGACGCTCATGATCTCCGGCGCGGGACCTTTGGCAGGTTTTCTTTTTGCAGGGTGGACAGCGCAATTCTTTTCCGATCCGGTAAGCGGTATGGTGGACTATCGTATGTTTTGG from Candidatus Hydrogenedentota bacterium includes these protein-coding regions:
- a CDS encoding nucleoside permease, whose protein sequence is MNPSLKRRLSVMMFLQYAVPGATVPILSLYLKDHLGIAPFRAGMIMAMPSAAASVAPLIASRIADRWMGARSMLMLCHGLAALLMLWLYRVHSFSFFISLYFLYGLCFAPTFGLTNTVVLQHASDARRDFGGIRMWGTLGWVAVAWVFGYWWLKGDASGTRLGHALLVSAFASVALALFMLRLTGSSFDKPTAPLYGEVFRLFLRPEMLLLCLLNFLNGACHQFYYFGMSPFLVHLRFPEAYIMPGMSIGQASEVLVLLFLGWFLSRISMKRIMLWGVIAQGLRMLIFAFTENHIAIVAGIALHGFCYAFFFTTAYLYVEKHSTSATRAGAQQLLTLMISGAGPLAGFLFAGWTAQFFSDPVSGMVDYRMFWLIPGILCAIIALWLHVGFRERAVVERAAL